A segment of the Carya illinoinensis cultivar Pawnee chromosome 1, C.illinoinensisPawnee_v1, whole genome shotgun sequence genome:
TCTAGGACTTGGGTCGGACTCTTGGGTTTGCTCAAGAGATGCTTCTTGTTCCATCTCCTTTTGGTTCTTTCTCCTCCTTGAGTAGGTAATCAACTCATCATTCTTTGTTGATTGAATAGTGTCCAGATTTTGAGGTGGATTATTGGTTTGATCTTGAGGAGGAGATTCTAGGAAGTAAGGAGATTCAAGGAAGAGATTTTGAGGAGGAATGGATTCATGATTTAGTGATGGGCAGGGTTGGTCAGAATTAGGAGAGAAATGAGGTGATTCTTCAATATCCCAAAGCTGGTATTCTTGGATAAAATTAGTCTCCCCCTGAATATCAGATTTGGGGAAATAAGGTTGTTGCTCAAAGAATGTGACATCCATGGAGTGATAGAACTGTTTAGTGACTGGTGAGTAGCACTTATATCCTTTTTGAGTTGGAGAGTACCCAAGGAAAATACATTTAAGAGCTCTAGGATCAAGTTTGTCCCTGTGTTGTTGATGGACATGGACAAAAGCTGAGCACCCGAAAACTTTGAATGGGATGGTGGAGATGAGACGAGTATTGGGAAAGGACTCGAGAAGAATTTGACAGGGATTCTGGAAGTTCAGAATACGAGATGGCATCCTATTTATGAGATATGCGGCAGTGAGGATGGCTTCACCccagaaaaattttggtacatgGGTAGAGAACATTAAGGAGCGAGCAACATCAAGAAGATGCCGGTTTTTCCTTTCAGCAATACCATTTTGCTGGGGAGTGTTGACACAGGAACTTTGGTGAACTATACCATGACTCAAGAGATAATCATTAAGAATGGAGTTGAAATACTCTTTGGCATTGTCAGTTTTCAGAATTTTGATTTTTGCTTGGAATTGTGTTTGGATCATGGTGTTGAAGGTTTTGAAAATCTGGTTTGTCtctgatttttctttcatgAGGAATACCCATGTGAGTCTAGTGtgatcatcaataaatgaaatgaaCCAGCGAGAACCAGTAACATTTTTGATCCTAGAAGGACCCCATACATCACTATGAATCATGGAAAAAGGTTGAGATGCTTTGTAGGATCGGTTAGGATAAGAATTACGAATATGTTTAGAAAATTGACAAACCTCACATTGAAACTCATTTGGATTTTTATTATGGAATAAtgaaggaaacaacttctcaagATACAAGAAATTTGGATGACCTAACCTATAGTGCCACAACATAATTGCACTATCATTAGTAGACCGACTCACAGACAAAGAAATAGGACTACTGGACACTGAACAAGCAGATTGGTGAGTTGTTCCTTGAGGAGGATCATTAACCTCTAGAAGATAGAGCCCCGAACACATCTTAGCACTGCCAATCGTCTTCCCCGAGTCCAAGACCTGAAATTCACACAGATTGGAGCCAAATTTAGTAACACAATTGAGATCCCGAGTGAGTTTACTAATGGACAGTAAATTGCAATTTAATTTTGGCACAAGGAGAACTGAATCAAGAGTGATGTTCTCAGAAACTCTAACAGAACCTGTACCAGCCACCTTTGAGAGTGAACCATCAGCTATTCTCACAGTTAAATTTTTATAGCATGGATTGTAAGTGGAAAAAAGCTTCTCATCTCCAGTCATATGATCAGATGCTCCTGAGTCTATAATCCATGGACTTAGCTTCTCCTTTTTAACATTTAGAGCACTCAAAAAATTACCTTTTTGTGCCAAGGAACCAATACCAACCACAGTGGGGGCAGGTGCAGGCAAGGATTGGCTGAACAATTTCTGTAAGACTTCTATCTGTTCCTTGCTGAAGGGAGTGGGTTCGGGTGATGGTTTTTCATCCATGGAGACGAGGTTGCCCCGTCCTTCTTTGTCATAGGCAAACCGGGAAGGCTTCCAGTCTGCAGGTTTGCCGTGAATCTTCCAGCAGGTGTCCTTGGTGTGACCAGGACGTCGGCAATGATCACACCATGGTCGCCCTTTCTTTGGTTTGTGATCATTGTTGTTGGATGGATTTCCTCTAACTATAAGGGCTAAGCTCTCAGGATTTGTCACAGAATCTTGAGAGCCCATCATGATCTTCTTTCGACTTTCCTCTCTCCGAACTTCTGAAAATGCTTCCCGGATATTTAGTAGTGGTTTGGATCCTAAGATTCTTCCTCGTACTTCATCAAGATTCTTATTTAATCCAATCAGAAATTTGTATATTCTTTTTCGTTCAATAATCTGTCTATACCTGATTCCATCATCCGGACAGCTCCAATTGTGCTCTTCGAACAAGTCCAGCTGCTGCCAATAGCGATTGAGTGTGTTGAAGTACTGAGTCACCGTTAACTCTCCTTGGCGGAAGTCATGGAGAACACTCTCCACCTCGAACAATTCCGACGTATTCTCGTTGTTAGAATATGTTTCCTTGGCAGCGTCCCAAATCTCCTTTGCTGTTCcatagagaagaaaattttctCCAATGTCATTTGTCATGGAATTAATGAGCCATGACATGACCATATTATTTTCAGCATTCCAGACTTTGAACT
Coding sequences within it:
- the LOC122315184 gene encoding uncharacterized protein LOC122315184 isoform X3; this translates as MNTSHFLFYCQTRCFLRWQMCHVTFYSKILGVMYFTMRRARILEFLTKVLDSGKTIGSAKMCSGLYLLEVNDPPQGTTHQSACSVSSSPISLSVSRSTNDSAIMLWHYRLGHPNFLYLEKLFPSLFHNKNPNEFQCEVCQFSKHIRNSYPNRSYKASQPFSMIHSDVWGPSRIKNVTGSRWFISFIDDHTRLTWVFLMKEKSETNQIFKTFNTMIQTQFQAKIKILKTDNAKEYFNSILNDYLLSHGIVHQSSCVNTPQQNGIAERKNRHLLDVARSLMFSTHVPKFFWGEAILTAAYLINRMPSRILNFQNPCQILLESFPNTRLISTIPFKVFGCSAFVHVHQQHRDKLDPRALKCIFLGYSPTQKGYKCYSPVTKQFYHSMDVTFFEQQPYFPKSDIQGETNFIQEYQLWDIEESPHFSPNSDQPCPSLNHESIPPQNLFLESPYFLESPPQDQTNNPPQNLDTIQSTKNDELITYSRRRKNQKEMEQEASLEQTQESDPSPRSSEDPSGNYNPETNDDSDFPIAVRKGVRSCTKHPIYTFVSYEGLSPKFKAFVANLDNIQVPNNIQEALSSPEWKSAVYEEIHALEKNGTWEILELPAGKRPVGCKWIFTVKYNEDGSVN